A stretch of Allostreptomyces psammosilenae DNA encodes these proteins:
- the gndA gene encoding NADP-dependent phosphogluconate dehydrogenase — protein sequence MSEKARIGVTGLAVMGRNLARNLARHGHAVAVHNRTFAKTKALVEEFGHEGTFVAAETAEEFVASLERPRRLVIMVKAGAPTDAVIEEFAPLLEPGDMIVDGGNAHFEDTRRREQALREKGIHFVGAGISGGEEGALNGPSIMPGGSKESYEALGPLLEDIAAKVDGEPCCSHIGADGAGHFVKMVHNGIEYADMQLIAEAYDLLRGGLGLGAAEISEVFRTWNAGRLDSYLIEITTEVLAHTDAATGKAFVDVVQDRAEQKGTGRWTVQTALELGVPVTGIAEAVFARSLSGSAGLREAAAGLPGPTVAKLGEEEAAGFADAIEQALYASKIVAYAQGFNQIQAAATEYGWDIDLGAVAALWRGGCIIRARFLNRIRDAFAANPQLPTLLTDEYFREAVAGAQDAWRRVVATAVRLGVPTPGFSSALAYYDALRAERLPASLIQGQRDYFGAHTYRRTDREGSFHTLWSGDRTEVED from the coding sequence ATGTCTGAGAAGGCCCGTATCGGCGTCACCGGTCTCGCCGTCATGGGGCGGAACCTGGCGCGGAACCTGGCCCGCCACGGTCACGCCGTCGCCGTGCACAACCGCACCTTCGCCAAGACCAAGGCGCTGGTGGAGGAGTTCGGCCACGAGGGCACCTTCGTGGCGGCGGAGACGGCGGAGGAGTTCGTCGCGTCCCTGGAGCGCCCGCGCCGCCTGGTGATCATGGTGAAGGCGGGCGCCCCGACGGACGCCGTGATCGAGGAGTTCGCCCCGCTGCTGGAGCCGGGCGACATGATCGTGGACGGCGGCAACGCGCACTTCGAGGACACCCGCCGCCGTGAGCAGGCGCTGCGTGAGAAGGGCATCCACTTCGTCGGAGCCGGCATCTCCGGCGGCGAGGAGGGCGCGCTCAACGGCCCGAGCATCATGCCGGGCGGTTCGAAGGAGTCCTACGAGGCCCTCGGCCCGCTGCTGGAGGACATCGCCGCCAAGGTGGACGGCGAGCCGTGCTGCAGCCACATCGGCGCGGACGGTGCCGGCCACTTCGTGAAGATGGTGCACAACGGCATCGAGTACGCCGACATGCAGCTCATCGCGGAGGCCTACGACCTGCTGCGCGGCGGCCTCGGCCTGGGCGCCGCGGAGATCTCCGAGGTGTTCCGGACCTGGAACGCCGGCCGGCTCGACTCGTACCTGATCGAGATCACCACCGAGGTGCTCGCGCACACCGACGCGGCCACCGGCAAGGCGTTCGTGGACGTCGTCCAGGACCGCGCGGAGCAGAAGGGCACCGGCCGCTGGACCGTGCAGACCGCCCTGGAGCTGGGCGTTCCGGTGACCGGCATCGCCGAGGCGGTCTTCGCCCGCTCGCTGTCCGGCAGCGCCGGGCTGCGCGAGGCGGCGGCCGGCCTGCCCGGGCCGACCGTCGCGAAGCTGGGCGAGGAGGAGGCCGCGGGCTTCGCGGACGCCATCGAGCAGGCGCTGTACGCCTCGAAGATCGTGGCCTACGCGCAGGGCTTCAACCAGATCCAGGCGGCGGCCACCGAGTACGGCTGGGACATCGACCTGGGCGCGGTGGCGGCGCTGTGGCGCGGCGGCTGCATCATCCGGGCGCGCTTCCTGAACCGCATCCGGGACGCCTTCGCGGCCAACCCGCAGCTGCCCACGCTGCTGACCGACGAGTACTTCCGCGAGGCCGTCGCCGGGGCGCAGGACGCCTGGCGCCGGGTGGTCGCCACGGCGGTGCGGCTCGGCGTGCCGACCCCGGGCTTCTCCAGCGCGCTGGCGTACTACGACGCGCTGCGGGCCGAGCGGCTGCCGGCCAGCCTCATCCAGGGCCAACGGGACTATTTCGGTGCCCACACCTACCGGCGGACCGACCGCGAGGGCTCGTTCCACACCCTGTGGAGCGGGGACCGCACCGAGGTCGAGGACTGA
- a CDS encoding BCCT family transporter: protein MTPQTPEPTPPDAPEPPAPPVHAPLTQDVTRLAGSGATPTGAAVDPSTTIPEASLPPDRIVFGIGALLVVAVVAWGVVSPESLNEISGTALAWTTHNFGWFFVLAADAFLALSLLLIVSRFGRVKLGADDDDPEFSTLAWASMMFSAGMGIGLMFWGVAEPLTHFAAPPPASGAEPGSGEAARAAMEYTLFHWTLHPWAIYAVAGLALAYATFRKGRGNSLSAAFDPILGRHARGAAGRAIDLLAVFATVFGSATSLGLGALQMARGLHLVADVPETQAVDLVIIGVLTAAFVVSAFSGVHRGVKWLSTINVYLAVAIMVFVFLLGPTVYILDVIPASIGSYLQDLISLSSGTGAFSSTEWLGNWTIFYWAWWLSWAPFVGTFIARISRGRTVRQFLLGVLLVPSGASAIWFGVMGGSALRLDATGQADLVGTLTGGPETALFSLLESLPLYGITAVISVVLVALYFVTGADSASLVLGSLSSRGSLHPRRPLVVVWGVLIGAVAAVLLVAGGLEGLQSATILVALPFVVVMLALCASLVRELGADPAAAVPRAHRTPHGLRAAIRAAVGEEIAAQRGGERARADTRARALRRISHRSRQDAGLGGPDRGGADRDGGPH, encoded by the coding sequence ATGACGCCCCAGACCCCAGAACCGACTCCGCCCGACGCCCCCGAGCCGCCCGCACCCCCGGTACACGCCCCCCTCACCCAGGACGTCACCCGGCTCGCCGGCTCGGGCGCCACCCCGACCGGCGCCGCCGTGGACCCCTCCACCACCATCCCCGAGGCCAGCCTCCCGCCCGACCGCATCGTCTTCGGCATCGGCGCCCTGCTCGTCGTCGCCGTCGTGGCCTGGGGCGTCGTCTCCCCCGAGTCGCTCAACGAGATCTCCGGCACGGCGCTGGCCTGGACCACCCACAACTTCGGCTGGTTCTTCGTCCTCGCCGCCGACGCCTTCCTGGCCCTCTCCCTGCTGCTCATCGTCAGCCGCTTCGGACGGGTCAAGCTCGGCGCGGACGACGACGACCCCGAGTTCTCCACCCTCGCCTGGGCCTCCATGATGTTCAGCGCCGGCATGGGCATCGGCCTGATGTTCTGGGGCGTCGCCGAACCACTCACCCACTTCGCCGCCCCGCCACCGGCCTCGGGCGCCGAACCCGGCAGCGGCGAGGCCGCCCGCGCGGCCATGGAGTACACCCTCTTCCACTGGACCCTCCACCCCTGGGCCATCTACGCCGTCGCCGGCCTCGCCCTCGCCTACGCGACCTTCCGCAAGGGACGCGGCAACAGCCTCAGCGCCGCCTTCGACCCGATCCTCGGCCGGCACGCCCGCGGGGCCGCCGGCCGGGCCATCGACCTGCTCGCCGTCTTCGCCACCGTCTTCGGCTCCGCCACCAGCCTCGGCCTGGGAGCCCTGCAGATGGCCCGCGGCCTCCACCTCGTCGCCGACGTGCCGGAGACCCAAGCCGTGGACCTCGTCATCATCGGCGTCCTCACCGCGGCCTTCGTCGTCTCCGCCTTCTCCGGAGTGCACCGCGGCGTCAAGTGGCTGAGCACGATCAACGTCTACCTGGCCGTCGCCATCATGGTGTTCGTCTTCCTCCTCGGCCCCACCGTCTACATCCTGGACGTCATCCCCGCCTCGATCGGCAGCTACCTCCAGGACCTGATCAGCCTCTCCTCCGGGACCGGAGCGTTCAGCTCCACCGAGTGGCTCGGCAACTGGACGATCTTCTACTGGGCCTGGTGGCTCTCCTGGGCCCCCTTCGTCGGCACCTTCATCGCCCGCATCTCCCGTGGCCGCACCGTCCGCCAGTTCCTGCTCGGCGTGCTCCTGGTGCCCAGCGGAGCCAGCGCCATCTGGTTCGGGGTGATGGGCGGCAGCGCCCTCCGCCTGGACGCCACCGGCCAGGCGGACCTCGTCGGGACCCTGACCGGCGGACCGGAGACCGCCCTGTTCTCCCTCCTGGAGAGCCTGCCGCTGTACGGCATCACGGCGGTGATCTCGGTGGTCCTGGTCGCCCTCTACTTCGTCACCGGCGCCGACTCCGCCTCCCTCGTGCTGGGCTCGCTGTCCAGCCGCGGCTCCCTGCACCCGCGCCGGCCGCTCGTCGTCGTCTGGGGCGTGCTGATCGGCGCCGTCGCCGCCGTGCTGCTGGTCGCCGGCGGCCTGGAGGGCCTGCAGAGCGCCACCATCCTGGTCGCGCTGCCGTTCGTCGTCGTCATGCTCGCCCTGTGCGCCAGCCTGGTGCGCGAACTGGGCGCGGACCCGGCCGCCGCCGTGCCACGGGCCCACCGCACCCCGCACGGCCTCCGGGCGGCCATCCGGGCCGCCGTGGGCGAGGAGATCGCCGCCCAGCGCGGCGGCGAACGCGCCCGCGCCGACACCCGCGCCCGCGCGCTGCGGCGGATCAGCCACCGCTCCCGCCAGGACGCCGGACTGGGCGGTCCGGACCGCGGCGGCGCGGACCGGGACGGCGGGCCCCACTGA